In bacterium, a single genomic region encodes these proteins:
- a CDS encoding ABC transporter permease — translation MKRMLAIARKEFVHILRDPRSLAFAILMPLMMVLLYGYAIDMDLRNLRVGILDYDRSRESADFVSRMTSGKFIVASEYLNSREDIEQGFRKGQFYAALVFPEGYGRRLVEAPASPIQILVDGADGTTAATVGSYLEAVSAQLNRDQMRAVIGERSQPIEIKSRVWFNPELISARFIVPGLVAIVLMMICSLLTSVAIVREKETGTLEQVLTTPVSAAQVVVGKVLPYMLIGVLDAALILAVGRHVFGVPMNGSWSVLAGYSFVYLSIAVSFGLLISTIAKTQQVAMMLAQLVTVIPTMLLSGFVFPVSSMPKILQGVAHIFPAYYYQRIIRGVMMKGQSSFPFEGGVMIAMAVFILVITAKRFHMRLDK, via the coding sequence ATGAAGCGCATGCTTGCGATAGCTCGTAAGGAGTTTGTGCATATCCTTCGCGATCCGCGAAGTCTGGCCTTTGCCATTCTCATGCCGCTCATGATGGTGCTTCTGTACGGTTATGCGATTGACATGGATTTGAGGAACCTTCGTGTTGGCATCCTCGACTATGACCGAAGTCGTGAGAGCGCGGATTTTGTCAGCCGGATGACGTCCGGGAAGTTCATCGTTGCTTCGGAGTATCTGAACAGCCGGGAAGACATTGAACAAGGGTTTCGCAAAGGACAATTCTACGCGGCCTTGGTGTTTCCGGAAGGATATGGCCGCAGGTTGGTTGAAGCTCCTGCTAGTCCAATTCAGATTCTTGTTGATGGGGCGGACGGAACAACCGCGGCAACGGTGGGCAGTTACCTTGAAGCGGTGTCTGCGCAGCTCAATCGCGATCAGATGCGCGCGGTCATCGGAGAGCGTTCACAGCCAATTGAGATAAAGTCCAGAGTCTGGTTCAATCCTGAACTGATCAGCGCACGATTCATCGTACCCGGGCTTGTCGCGATTGTCTTAATGATGATATGCTCACTGCTGACCAGCGTCGCGATTGTTCGTGAGAAGGAAACGGGAACCCTTGAGCAGGTGCTGACCACGCCGGTCAGTGCTGCGCAGGTGGTAGTTGGGAAAGTGCTGCCGTACATGTTAATCGGAGTACTCGACGCGGCCCTGATTCTGGCAGTCGGGCGTCACGTTTTTGGAGTGCCGATGAACGGGTCATGGAGCGTATTGGCAGGATATAGCTTTGTCTATCTGTCGATTGCCGTCAGCTTCGGATTGTTGATTTCGACGATAGCCAAAACGCAGCAGGTGGCGATGATGCTGGCGCAGCTCGTGACGGTGATTCCGACCATGCTGCTCTCCGGGTTCGTATTTCCGGTCAGTTCAATGCCAAAGATTCTTCAAGGCGTCGCTCACATTTTTCCGGCATACTATTATCAACGCATTATCCGCGGTGTGATGATGAAAGGGCAGTCGTCGTTTCCGTTCGAAGGTGGCGTAATGATTGCCATGGCCGTGTTCATTCTCGTGATTACCGCAAAGCGTTTTCACATG
- a CDS encoding ABC transporter ATP-binding protein, giving the protein MAVQAQGLTRKFGKFTAVDSLELTVRRGDIFGFLGANGAGKTTAIRMLCGLLAPTAGTAWVAGLSVNRQPEAIKRRIGYMSQKFSLYEDLTLAENMEFYGGVYGLTAQDSRERRESLFERLGLTSNANDLPSRLPLGFKQRLALGCSVIHRPDVLFLDEPTGGVDPVARRSFWNLIYDYSAEGMTIFVTTHFMDEAEYCNHISIMDAGKLIALGTPSELKDRFHTRTMQETFIRAVQR; this is encoded by the coding sequence ATTGCGGTGCAAGCACAGGGTTTAACCCGGAAATTTGGCAAGTTTACTGCCGTTGACTCACTTGAACTCACCGTACGAAGAGGAGACATCTTCGGTTTTCTTGGAGCGAATGGAGCGGGGAAGACGACGGCAATCCGGATGCTATGCGGACTCCTGGCGCCGACCGCTGGCACGGCGTGGGTGGCGGGATTATCGGTGAACCGGCAGCCGGAGGCAATCAAGCGGCGGATTGGATACATGAGTCAGAAGTTCAGCTTGTACGAAGATTTGACACTGGCTGAGAACATGGAATTCTACGGCGGAGTGTACGGTCTCACTGCGCAGGACAGCCGCGAACGCCGTGAGAGTTTGTTTGAGCGGCTTGGTTTGACTTCAAACGCGAATGATCTTCCGTCAAGGCTGCCGCTTGGATTCAAACAGCGTCTTGCTCTCGGCTGCAGCGTCATTCATCGCCCTGACGTGCTGTTCCTCGATGAACCGACCGGCGGAGTGGATCCAGTGGCACGACGTTCTTTCTGGAATCTCATATATGACTACTCGGCAGAAGGCATGACCATCTTTGTAACAACCCACTTCATGGACGAGGCGGAGTATTGCAATCATATCTCGATCATGGATGCGGGGAAACTTATTGCGCTCGGAACTCCGAGTGAGCTAAAGGATCGCTTTCATACGCGCACCATGCAGGAAACCTTCATTCGGGCGGTTCAAAGATGA
- a CDS encoding ABC transporter ATP-binding protein, with amino-acid sequence MTNALEIRELRKSYGQVTAVDGLTLDVKSGEIVGLIGADGAGKTTAMRISCALVEQDSGDVRVLGFDPITQANSVKEHIGYMPQRFSLYPDLSVVENLRFFAELYGVARSEYSEREKRLMAFSRLEPFRERRAGKLSGGMKQKLALSCTLIHTPELLVLDEPTTGVDPVSRQEFWAILRELASEGKALLVSTPYMDEAELCDRIIVMHHGRVLFSGTPNELPRLYPHKILEIIGMDENEAEERLRNMLDAEVDRVGDRLHVVLKSEGDAVKARDILARESVRVNDLTPTVEETMIHLVSIEESREQRVNG; translated from the coding sequence ATGACGAACGCGCTTGAAATAAGAGAACTGAGGAAGTCCTACGGTCAAGTAACAGCCGTTGACGGTTTGACTCTTGATGTGAAGAGCGGAGAGATTGTAGGCTTGATCGGAGCCGACGGAGCGGGAAAGACCACTGCGATGCGAATTTCGTGTGCGCTGGTGGAGCAAGACTCAGGCGATGTGCGTGTGCTGGGCTTTGACCCGATCACTCAGGCGAATTCTGTCAAGGAACACATAGGTTACATGCCGCAAAGATTCAGTTTGTATCCTGATCTCTCGGTCGTCGAAAACCTTCGCTTCTTTGCCGAACTTTACGGAGTGGCCCGGAGTGAATATTCTGAGCGTGAGAAACGGCTCATGGCATTCAGCCGGCTTGAGCCATTTCGCGAGCGTCGCGCCGGCAAGCTGTCTGGCGGAATGAAACAGAAGCTTGCATTGTCCTGCACACTGATTCATACACCTGAGCTGCTTGTCCTCGATGAGCCGACAACCGGTGTGGATCCCGTCAGTCGCCAGGAGTTTTGGGCAATTCTGCGTGAACTTGCCAGTGAAGGTAAAGCGCTTCTAGTCAGCACTCCGTACATGGACGAGGCGGAACTCTGCGACCGCATTATCGTCATGCATCACGGGCGCGTGCTATTTTCCGGTACGCCGAATGAGCTGCCGCGCTTATATCCTCACAAGATACTCGAGATTATCGGAATGGATGAAAATGAGGCAGAAGAGCGACTGCGCAACATGTTGGATGCAGAAGTGGATCGAGTCGGCGACAGACTGCACGTGGTTCTGAAGTCGGAAGGCGATGCGGTCAAGGCACGTGATATTCTCGCCCGGGAGTCAGTCAGGGTTAACGACCTAACACCGACCGTTGAAGAGACAATGATTCATCTCGTTTCAATAGAGGAAAGCCGTGAGCAGAGAGTCAACGGTTGA
- a CDS encoding efflux RND transporter periplasmic adaptor subunit, with translation MIRSFLLLTVAVLFVNACSSDNAGPNPSGTLEATEVEIASEIAARILEIRKDLGEDAKSGDTLIVLDTRLIALQKAQAEASRSLLQAQKNVASDAVRQAKEALELSEATLKRNESLLEQGTVTHQQFDELRTKRDIARTQLSSAQHQLGVLDAEEGKLDATLAVFDRQIEMGVILAPFDGTVVLRNAQPGEMALPGSTQLKIARLRDMELRVYLSSSDLSHVKLGESYSVLVDALGSESLQGKVIWISSEAEFTPKNTQTRESRVQLVYAVKLSLDNEDKRLAIGMPAEVVLSK, from the coding sequence ATGATACGCAGTTTTCTACTACTGACCGTTGCCGTCCTCTTTGTCAATGCCTGCAGTTCCGACAATGCAGGCCCAAACCCCTCCGGAACGCTTGAGGCGACGGAAGTCGAAATCGCTTCTGAAATCGCCGCGCGCATTCTCGAGATACGGAAGGACCTTGGCGAGGACGCGAAATCCGGTGACACACTGATTGTGCTTGACACGCGACTAATAGCGTTGCAGAAGGCGCAAGCGGAAGCCTCACGGTCGCTTTTACAAGCGCAAAAGAACGTCGCCTCGGACGCGGTCCGTCAAGCAAAAGAGGCGTTGGAGCTTAGCGAAGCGACACTGAAGCGAAATGAATCGCTGCTGGAGCAGGGAACGGTGACACATCAGCAGTTTGACGAACTGCGCACCAAGCGGGACATCGCGAGGACTCAACTCTCTTCGGCTCAACATCAGCTCGGAGTGCTTGATGCGGAGGAAGGCAAACTTGACGCAACACTGGCCGTCTTTGACCGACAGATTGAAATGGGTGTTATCCTGGCTCCCTTTGACGGAACGGTCGTGCTTCGAAACGCACAGCCGGGAGAAATGGCGTTGCCGGGTTCAACTCAACTGAAAATAGCGAGACTCCGGGACATGGAGCTGCGGGTGTACCTAAGCTCGTCAGACCTGAGTCACGTGAAACTCGGTGAATCCTATTCCGTTTTGGTTGACGCTCTCGGCAGCGAAAGTCTTCAAGGAAAAGTCATTTGGATTAGCTCGGAAGCAGAGTTCACTCCAAAGAATACGCAAACACGCGAGTCGCGGGTTCAACTTGTTTACGCTGTCAAGTTAAGTCTTGATAACGAGGACAAGCGACTGGCAATCGGTATGCCCGCCGAAGTTGTGCTTTCGAAGTAG
- a CDS encoding TolC family protein translates to MKILMIAALLCAALQLSLAQTGPDTLSLDECLRRGLEASDALEAKRHATNSAQFDARAFAGQRKPSLALKGSYNYTSETQDLTSAFPSAPGFTPPKIKFGDGNIYDLNLTATIPLYAGGAIVSREQAARLDAQAQRYDTRADSLILLHSIRRAYFIAAGAQANQDAAVARRARLQRHFDELSSSRTIGVATEDALLAVEASLKSAESALLQAETAARNARLALGKLIGEPSLEIFPQSVLNSALAYDAGYDPELIQQRPEVQMLDARIEQRNRLRRASIAGLLPNVGAAAVYHYAKPGVDMIENEWMDYYTLGVSMSWTLWDFHEARSRAKSQEVLARSLSATRSDVLKTFESRALTSLETRDAARPVESKLRERLQIETRRVEMLSNTLAAGLASESQWLDAQDDLTIAELEWISSVVALRLAEADYLYAIGR, encoded by the coding sequence ATGAAAATCCTGATGATCGCAGCTCTGTTGTGCGCGGCGCTTCAGCTGTCACTCGCGCAAACGGGGCCGGATACGCTTTCGCTCGACGAATGCCTCCGAAGAGGATTGGAAGCCAGCGATGCGCTGGAGGCAAAGAGACATGCAACGAACTCGGCGCAGTTCGACGCACGCGCCTTCGCAGGCCAGCGCAAACCGTCCCTTGCTCTGAAGGGAAGCTACAATTACACAAGCGAAACGCAGGACCTGACATCAGCATTTCCCTCAGCTCCGGGGTTCACACCGCCGAAGATCAAGTTTGGCGACGGCAACATTTATGATCTGAACCTCACGGCGACGATACCGCTGTACGCGGGAGGAGCAATCGTTTCACGCGAACAAGCGGCACGCCTCGATGCACAGGCGCAGCGGTATGACACACGCGCCGACAGCCTAATCCTTCTGCACAGTATCCGACGTGCGTACTTCATCGCGGCAGGCGCGCAAGCAAACCAAGACGCAGCTGTCGCGCGCCGCGCACGACTGCAGCGGCATTTCGACGAGCTCTCGTCTTCGCGGACGATTGGAGTTGCGACCGAAGACGCACTGCTGGCTGTCGAAGCAAGTTTGAAGTCCGCGGAGTCCGCCTTATTGCAGGCGGAAACGGCGGCGCGAAACGCGCGGCTCGCTTTAGGCAAACTGATTGGCGAGCCGTCGTTGGAGATCTTTCCGCAATCTGTGTTGAACTCGGCGTTGGCTTACGACGCAGGATACGATCCGGAGCTGATTCAACAACGGCCAGAAGTGCAAATGCTTGATGCCAGAATCGAGCAGCGAAATCGCCTGCGCCGCGCAAGCATTGCCGGTTTGCTGCCTAATGTTGGCGCAGCAGCAGTATATCACTATGCAAAACCCGGCGTTGACATGATTGAGAACGAGTGGATGGACTATTACACGCTGGGTGTTTCAATGTCGTGGACTTTGTGGGACTTTCATGAAGCAAGGTCCCGTGCAAAGTCACAGGAAGTACTTGCAAGATCGCTGTCGGCAACGCGCTCTGACGTGCTTAAGACGTTCGAATCACGCGCGCTGACTTCACTTGAAACACGGGATGCCGCAAGGCCGGTGGAGAGCAAGCTGCGAGAGCGGCTGCAGATCGAAACACGGCGGGTGGAAATGCTCAGCAATACACTCGCCGCAGGTCTTGCAAGCGAATCACAATGGCTGGATGCTCAGGATGATCTGACGATCGCCGAGCTCGAGTGGATATCATCAGTTGTCGCGCTGCGCCTTGCCGAAGCCGATTACCTTTACGCGATTGGGAGATAA
- a CDS encoding TetR family transcriptional regulator gives MNAEQKTSQDLTVKDRIVAAAIDVFSSQGRHGARLEHIAQQAGVNKALIYYHFRDRTGLYRAAFAKQFTLIMSEVGYEMQKLPADEHDAIAVLKHFVRSHYRAVIRHKHCVRLFIGGTADDPELTRSVVMEMTGGQQPPVVTRILSLIEHGVQAGQLRPVNPKQLFISMLSLNLFFFVARPVAETFLDLQIEDEELFMEERLTSILDLLLYGAVERRPQ, from the coding sequence ATGAACGCAGAGCAAAAAACATCTCAAGACTTAACCGTCAAGGACAGGATTGTCGCAGCGGCAATTGACGTCTTCTCCTCCCAGGGTCGGCACGGCGCCCGGCTCGAGCACATTGCGCAACAGGCCGGGGTGAACAAGGCCCTGATCTATTATCACTTCCGCGACCGAACCGGACTGTACCGAGCCGCATTCGCGAAGCAATTCACCCTCATAATGTCTGAAGTCGGATATGAAATGCAAAAGCTGCCAGCAGATGAACATGACGCCATCGCCGTGCTCAAGCACTTTGTGCGATCGCATTACCGCGCGGTCATCCGCCACAAGCACTGTGTCCGGCTGTTTATTGGCGGAACTGCCGACGATCCGGAACTGACACGCAGCGTTGTCATGGAAATGACCGGCGGCCAACAGCCACCGGTCGTGACAAGGATATTATCACTAATCGAACATGGAGTGCAGGCCGGGCAATTGCGTCCGGTCAACCCCAAGCAATTATTCATCAGCATGCTGTCACTCAATTTATTCTTCTTTGTCGCACGGCCGGTGGCAGAGACATTTTTAGATTTGCAGATCGAAGACGAGGAACTGTTCATGGAAGAGCGACTGACAAGCATTCTCGATCTGCTGCTGTATGGCGCAGTAGAGAGGAGACCTCAATGA